The following proteins are encoded in a genomic region of Phaeodactylum tricornutum CCAP 1055/1 PHATR_bd_26x34 genomic scaffold, whole genome shotgun sequence:
- a CDS encoding predicted protein: MMEKSSTRSDGRDDDLISVQPSSSGTNTEFDQNTLQDERDETKEVHRLAASETAHIRFWRLVVVALLLVSGAVLSTFTHIFLKGEEKDDYVDAYYLFANTVHDVTRFRVENMFEAFQGLAETLTAHAIVKNLTFPFVSLPMFEVAGRHTLAQSRNELLFFTPFVTGDQKEEWEGYAWENQWWLGEGRSIRLENDQTLQTTSFLEGNITPQIFEFATVSPPGQPCQDSTSRLTWLRLGEIDSVMSRAANTARTSGLVWSERDHNVFHDQFVTGTGDESPHERPHAVLHTPVYEQLGNRDSKIVGSLVSTIAFDASFADLLPDKVRGIYSVLKNSCGQQFSYELTGNRAVYLGDGDRHETAFNQYEVVVPFNAYRDPELAANTDGHCRYSLHIYPSQQFAQGYKSSLPIVFTSLVAATFFLMALTFLVYDRFVHRRNIKVVNAAARSNAIVSSLFPSNVRDRLFEDAKARSDVNQAAHSRLKTFLHNGDSSDTAITDENAHHSDFFKTKPIAELFPHTTIMFADISGFTAWSSSREPAQVFQLLETLYHSFDETAKKRRVFKVETVGDCYVAVAGLPDPRKDHAVVMARFAKDCMHQMHSLTRKLEVSLGPDTADLSLRIGLHSGPVTAGVLRGERSRFQLFGDTMNTAARMESNGIRGRIQISQETSDLLADAGKTQWFVAREDTIVAKGKGELNTFWLSVGDVGKGRSTTDTTHSSDDVFAPNNYNSSVALDGLMTTSAESDQQVYNLVSNKTSRLIDWNVDVLSRLIKQIVARRKASKVPKKDLSKQYFCPGDNRGAGTTVLDEVTEILALPEFDADAARRQQDPENIELDDSITSQLQQYVSNVSAMYRNNPFHNFEHASHVTMSVVKLLSRIVAPVDVVVSDGKNQKRSFASKLHDHTYGITSDPLTQFACVFSALIHDVDHSGVPNAQLVKENSKIATFYQGKSVAEQNSVDLAWDLLLDDSFKDLRAAIFATDVEKARFRQLVVNSVMATDIMDPDLKAIRNARWEKAFSASPNMQEDLKDLTNRKATIVIEHLIQASDVAHTMQHWHIYRKWNERLFLELYQAYIAGRAEKSPETFWYKGELGFFDFYIIPLAMKLKECGVFGVSSDEYLNYAMRNRKEWEDRGQEVVREMMEKIKGGAKG, from the exons ATGATGGAAAAGAGTAGTACCCGCAGCGATGGTCGTGACGATGATTTGATTTCGGTTCAGCCGTCTTCGAGCGGAACCAACACCGAATTCGACCAAAACACCTTACAAGATGAACGCGATGAAACCAAGGAAGTTCACAGATTGGCTGCTTCGGAAACTGCACATATTCGTTTTTGGCGATTGGTGGTCGTGGCTTTACTGCTCGTATCAGGTGCCGTGCTTTCTACGTTTACTCACATATTCCTCAAGggcgaagaaaaagatgACTACGTCGACGCG TATTACCTATTTGCGAATACTGTTCATGATGTTACAAGGTTTCGTGTGGAGAACATGTTCGAGGCCTTCCAGGGATTGGCAGAAACGTTGACAGCGCACGCGATTGTCAAGAACCTGACCTTTCCGTTCGTCTCGTTGCCTATGTTCGAAGTTGCGGGCCGACATACTTTAGCCCAATCGCGCAACGAACTTTTATTTTTTACGCCATTTGTCACAGGGGACCAGAAAGAGGAATGGGAGGGCTATGCGTGGGAGAATCAGTGGTGGCTCGGCGAAGGCCGCAGTATTAGATTAGAAAACGACCAAACTTTGCAAACAACGTCTTTCCTTGAAGGAAACATTACACCTCAGATTTTTGAGTTTGCGACTGTTTCTCCTCCGGGAC AACCTTGTCAGGATAGTACCAGTCGTCTAACATGGCTACGCCTTGGCGAGATAGACTCGGTCATGTCCAGGGCTGCCAACACAGCAAGAACCTCCGGATTGGTTTGGAGTGAGAGAGATCATAACGTCTTCCATGATCAATTTGTTACTGGCACCGGGGATGAGAGTCCTCACGAGCGCCCTCATGCCGTCCTGCATACGCCCGTCTACGAGCAACTGGGAAATCGTGATTCTAAAATAGTGGGGTCACTTGTCAGCACCATCGCTTTTGATGCTTCCTTTGCTGATCTGCTTCCCGACAAAGTGAGGGGTATATACTCCGTCCTAAAGAACAGTTGTGGTCAACA ATTTTCCTACGAATTGACCGGAAACCGCGCGGTGTATCTTGGCGACGGTGATCGACACGAAACCGCCTTCAACCAATACGAAGTCGTCGTTCCCTTCAACGCCTATCGAGACCCCGAGCTCGCTGCCAACACGGACGGGCATTGCCGGTACTCTCTACACATCTACCCCAGTCAGCAGTTTGCTCAGGGATACAAGTCCAGCCTTCCCATCGTCTTCACTTCCCTCGTGGCAGCCACCTTCTTCCTCATGGCTCTGACCTTCTTGGTCTACGatcgcttcgtccaccgccgTAACATCAAAGTGGTTAATGCCGCTGCTCGATCTAACGCTATCGTGTCATCGCTGTTCCCTTCTAATGTCCGTGATCGCTTGTTTGAAGATGCCAAGGCAAGAAGCGACGTCAACCAGGCCGCCCACTCTCGTCTCAAGACGTTCCTGCACAATGGTGACTCCTCTGATACCGCCATCACTGACGAGAATGCGCATCACAGTGACTTCTTCAAGACCAAGCCCATTGCTGAGCTGTTTCCCCATACCACCATCATGTTTGCAGATATCAGCGGCTTCACGGCATGGAGCTCGTCTCGAGAGCCGGCACAAGTCTTCCAGCTGCTGGAGACCCTGTACCACTCGTTCGACGAGACGGCCAAGAAGCGTCGTGTCTTCAAAGTCGAGACGGTCGGCGACTGCtacgttgccgttgctggacTGCCCGATCCGCGAAAGGATCATGCCGTAGTCATGGCTCGATTTGCCAAGGACTGCATGCACCAGATGCACTCGCTGACAAGAAAGCTGGAAGTATCTCTAGGCCCGGACACGGCCGACTTGTCCCTACGAATTGGGTTACACAGCGGACCCGTGACTGCCGGTGTCCTGCGCGGGGAGCGGTCTCGTTTTCAGCTCTTTGGAGACACCATGAACACGGCAGCAAGGATGGAAAGCAACGGAATTCGCGGTCGCATTCAGATCTCGCAGGAGACGTCCGATCTGCTTGCAGATGCTGGCAAGACCCAGTGGTTCGTTGCACGCGAGGATACGATTGTGGCCAAGGGAAAGGGCGAGCTCAACACGTTCTGGCTTTCTGTGGGAGATGTGGGTAAGGGGAGGTCGACAACCGACACAACGCACAGTAGCGACGATGTTTTTGCGCCCAACAACTACAACAGCTCTGTAGCGTTGGATGGTCTGATGACGACCAGTGCCGAGTCAGATCAGCAGGTCTACAACCTCGTTTCGAATAAGACCTCGCGTCTCATCGACTGGAACGTCGATGTACTATCGCGATTGATCAAACAAATCGTGGCGCGTCGCAAGGCCTCCAAGGTACCAAAGAAGGACTTGTCCAAGCAATACTTCTGTCCCGGCGACAACCGAGGAGCCGGGACCACGGTCCTGGACGAGGTGACGGAGATTCTGGCTCTGCCGGAGTTCGACGCGGACGCTGCTCGTCGCCAGCAGGATCCTGAGAACATCGAGCTAGATGACAGCATCACGTCACAGCTGCAGCAGTACGTGTCCAATGTGTCTGCCATGTACCGGAACAACCCCTTCCACAACTTTGAGCACGCCTCGCACGTGACCATGTCAGTGGTAAAGCTGTTGTCCCGTATTGTGGCTCCCGTGGATGTGGTGGTGTCGGACGGGAAGAACCAGAAGCGGTCCTTCGCCTCCAAGCTACACGATCACACGTACGGCATCACGTCGGATCCTCTGACTCAGTTTGCTTGCGTCTTTTCGGCACTCATTCATGACGTCGACCACAGTGGAGTTCCCAACGCGCAGCTAGTGAAGGAGAACAGTAAGATTGCTACATTCTACCAGGGGAAAAGTGTTGCCGAGCAGAACTCCGTGGATCTAGCTTGGGACCTGTTGCTAGACGACAGCTTCAAAGACTTGCGAGCCGCCATCTTTGCCACGGACGTGGAGAAGGCCCGGTTCCGACAGCTGGTAGTCAACTCCGTCATGGCAACGGATATCATGGACCCGGATCTCAAGGCTATTCGTAACGCACGCTGGGAGAAGGCCTTTTCAGCCTCCCCAAATATGCAGGAAGACCTGAAAGACTTGACAAACCGCAAGGCGACGATTGTAATCGAGCACCTGATCCAGGCCTCCGATGTGGCACACACCATGCAGCACTGGCACATATACCGGAAGTGGAATGAGCGACTGTTCCTGGAGCTGTACCAGGCCTACATAGCCGGTCGAGCAGAAAAGAGCCCGGAAACATTTTGGTACAAGGGCGAGCTGGGCTTTTTCGACTTTTACATCATTCCACTGGCTATGAAGCTGAAGGAATGCGGTGTATTTGGAGTGTCGAGCGACGAGTATCTGAACTACGCGATGCGCAATCGCAAGGAATGGGAAGACCGTGGTCAGGAAGTGGTGCgcgaaatgatggaaaagatCAAAGGTGGGGCAAAGGGTTGA
- a CDS encoding predicted protein — protein MGRVLVASALFFGLTSSFAQAWIARSPWGAVLSTRRTPRCSCRLGSSSKELLDTDAECSSVQSPVALNPLLDQIQPSKTVEIFSLVKQMQAEGIQVTSLCVGEPDFLPSQVVLDAIVQAVQDGETKYTAVTGTLELRQAIAVDLQRRKNVSYDPQSEIVVGNGAKQCVYQGILATAGVGDTVLVPAPYWPSYPEMVRLAGATPVIVESRAETGFLLTPDELRTALQAHAETVKLLILCNPSNPTGGVYNESQLRELVAVLRDYPQVVVLADEIYERLTYSSGTDGGCPSFAAQPGMWERTLTVNGFSKAYAMTGLRLGYIAAPQALARAITTIQSQLTSCAGSLSQAAGVAALTLVSDDELSRNVVEMRAKRDFVLAQLATMPDVQVQVPPQGAFYVLPDMSAYGDDVQLCLDLLSEQRLALVPGSSFGAPGTVRISYATSLEELQTAMDKLRAFLE, from the coding sequence ATGGGTAGAGTCCTAGTCGCATCCgcccttttctttggcttgaCGTCATCCTTTGCACAAGCTTGGATTGCCAGATCGCCTTGGGGAGCTGTACTCTCCACAAGAAGAACGCCTCGCTGTTCTTGTCGTCTGGGCTCTTCTTCGAAAGAGCTACTTGACACAGACGCAGAATGTAGCAGCGTCCAATCGCCAGTGGCTTTGAATCCGCTGCTGGATCAGATCCAGCCTAGCAAAACCGTAGAGATCTTTTCACTAGTCAAACAAATGCAAGCCGAAGGTATCCAAGTCACGAGCTTGTGTGTCGGTGAGCCTGATTTTCTTCCGTCGCAAGTTGTGCTGGACGCCATTGTCCAAGCCGTACAAGACGGCGAAACGAAATACACTGCCGTCACAGGAACCTTAGAGCTCCGTCAAGCCATTGCCGTGGATCTCCAGCGACGCAAAAATGTTTCGTACGACCCACAGTCGGAAATTGTGGTCGGGAATGGTGCCAAACAGTGCGTGTATCAGGGTATTCTCGCTACGGCCGGTGTGGGGGACACCGTCCTGGTACCCGCCCCCTACTGGCCGTCGTATCCCGAGATGGTCCGCTTGGCAGGCGCCACACCGGTGATTGTGGAAAGTCGTGCCGAAACGGGCTTTTTGCTCACACCCGACGAGCTCCGCACTGCGTTGCAAGCGCACGCGGAGACGGTCAAACTGCTCATTTTGTgcaatccgtccaatccGACGGGTGGAGTCTACAATGAATCGCAGTTGCGCGAGCTCGTCGCCGTACTCCGGGACTACCCCCAGGTTGTGGTCTTAGCGGACGAGATCTACGAGCGCTTGACGTACAGTAGCGGTACGGACGGCGGTTGTCCCTCGTTTGCGGCCCAGCCGGGTATGTGGGAGCGGACCTTGACGGTAAACGGTTTTAGCAAAGCCTACGCCATGACGGGCTTACGTTTGGGGTACATTGCGGCACCGCAAGCGCTCGCCAGGGCTATTACGACGATTCAATCGCAGTTGACGAGTTGCGCCGGATCCTTGTCCCAAGCTGCCGGTGTGGCGGCGTTGACTCTGGTGTCCGATGACGAATTGTCCAGGAACGTGGTGGAAATGCGAGCCAAACGCGATTTTGTTCTCGCACAACTCGCGACCATGCCGGACGTCCAGGTGCAGGTGCCTCCACAGGGCGCCTTTTACGTGTTGCCGGACATGTCCGCGTACGGCGACGATGTGCAGTTGTGCCTGGACTTGTTGAGCGAGCAACGGCTGGCGTTGGTTCCGGGATCATCCTTTGGTGCCCCGGGGACGGTGCGGATCAGTTACGCCACAAGTTTGGAAGAATTGCAAACCGCCATGGACAAACTACGAGCCTTTTTGGAA
- a CDS encoding predicted protein, whose product MPHAGAEALKGEGNAFFKAGSYQEAIDKYLAATKLDPSVPAYWSNMAACYEKLGKYEEMAEAGRSCIKADRTFVKGYFRLATAQKALNDLEGCVKTLESGLAVQSSNADLKQMKKDLIELQRAEQVAAYCTKANEQLQNGDVVGAYKTLDLASRLDAGNPDIQALTKRVKPKYDAMEAKRKANLTGPEIAKEKGDDAYKQAQFETAVEFYTKALDALKKSGQGQSELALKAYANRAACYKQISNFDGTISDCTAVLEVEPDNVKALIRRAQAFEGVERYRFALQDVKTVLAMPFQKVGKTNLDLS is encoded by the exons ATGCCGCACGCGGGAGCTGAAGCATTGAAAGGCGAAGGCAACGCCTTCTTCAAGGCGGGTTCGTACCAGGAAGCCATTGACAAGTACTTGGCGGCGACCAAGTTGGACCCTTCCGTCCCGGCGTACTGGTCCAACATGGCGGCGTGTTACGAAAAGCTGGGCAAGTACGAGGAAATGGCGGAAGCCGGACGTTCCTGCATCAAGGCGGATCGGACCTTTGTCAAGGGTTACTTCCGTCTCGCGACGGCGCAAAAGGCGCTCAACGATTTGGAGGGCTGCGTCAAGACGCTCGAGTCGGGTTTGGCCGTGCAGTCCTCCAACGCGGATCTCAAGCAGATGAAGAAGGATCTCATCGAGCTCCAGCGGGCCGAACAAGTCGCCGCCTACTGCACCAAGGCCAACGAACAGTTGCAGAACGGTGACGTCGTGGGCGCCTACAAGACGCTCGATCTCGCCTCCCGACTCGACGCCGGCAACCCCGATATCCAAGCTCTCACCAAACGCGTCAAGCCCAAGTAtgacgccatggaagccaAGCGTAAGGCCAATCTCACGGGACCGGAAATCGCCAAGGAGAAAGGTGACGACGCCTACAAACAGGCACAGTTCGAAACCGCCGTCGAATTCTACACCAAAGCACTCGACGCCCTCAAAAAGTCCGGACAGGGACAATCTGAACTCGCGCTCAAGGCATACGCAAACCGCGCCGCTTGTTACAAGCAAATCTCCAACTTTGACGGAACCATCAGCGACTGCACTGCCGTCCTCGAAGTCGAACCGGACAACGTCAAGGCACTCATCCGACGCGCACAGGCCTTTGAAGGCGTCGAACGATACCGATTCGCCCTCCAAGACGTCAAAACCGTACTCGCCATGCCCTTTCAAAAGGTCGGCAAGACCAATCTCGATCTCT CATGA
- a CDS encoding predicted protein, with translation REPCPWRIVDDVGGAFCMGAIGGGLWHTIRGARLAPSGARLAGSVSAVQARAPVLGGQFAVWGGIFACCDCSLTAIRQKEDPWNSIVSGAATGGVLAARAGPRAMASAAVVGGVLLALIEGMGIM, from the coding sequence CGGGAGCCGTGTCCCTGGCGTATAGTGGATGATGTTGGCGGTGCCTTTTGCATGGGTGCGATTGGCGGAGGTTTGTGGCATACGATTCGCGGAGCCCGACTCGCCCCGTCTGGAGCCCGCTTGGCGGGTTCCGTAAGCGCCGTACAGGCCCGCGCCCCCGTACTGGGTGGACAATTCGCCGTATGGGGCGGTATCTTTGCGTGCTGCGACTGCAGTCTCACGGCAATTCGTCAAAAGGAAGATCCCTGGAACAGTATCGTGTCGGGTGCAGCGACGGGCGGTGTGCTCGCGGCGCGGGCGGGACCCCGGGCCATGGCCAGTGCCGCCGTGGTCGGCGGCGTCCTGCTCGCACTCATTGAAGGCATGGGAATCATG